From a region of the Georgenia yuyongxinii genome:
- a CDS encoding GAF domain-containing sensor histidine kinase, whose product MNQSGQHGTDGVTSPHATGGTGRVDPHGGRYPQLVNPHAQRSVPHVDGTRRTMDTDTSSLLGAAINVASHLDITDALRNFVDRAARLTGAKYAALGVLDARGDTTAFVQVGVTEEEVEVLGHPPRGRGLLGAIPVDGPLLLDDLTTHPDFGGFPPGHPPMYSFLGVPVRVREQVFGRLYLSEKPGGFSERDALDMMSLAEAAAVSIENSRLYTEARNRERWISVSQDITTTLLEGTEEEEALEMIAARLRVVAEADTALIILPSVGDAWACEIADGMGARDLLGLVFPPDGRAMTVLREGAGMMVDSLTRLRTLRLKELAQFGAALYAPMMLRGEGRGVILLLRKIGAPEFDESDLAMAESVAGQAALALELAAARHAQDVASLLDERARIGRDLHDLAIQQLFATGMQIENARADMAGRGQPYLAGLLEDALSGVDEAVKQIRAIVHSLREPDTAVVLVERLRREASLARTSLGYAPSLIIDVDGTVIAGDDDESALVDTVDNRVDADIADDVVAVVREGMSNAARHAKAASVQVRVSVLGYGPTGRVVVDVEDDGAGVDPSVTRRSGLANLAARARRHGGTFAIGVNERGQGSLMSWQAPLT is encoded by the coding sequence ATGAACCAGAGCGGTCAGCACGGCACCGACGGCGTCACGTCCCCGCACGCCACGGGCGGGACCGGCCGGGTGGACCCGCACGGCGGGCGCTACCCCCAGCTCGTCAACCCGCACGCCCAGCGCAGCGTCCCGCACGTCGACGGCACACGGCGCACCATGGACACCGACACCTCCTCCCTGCTGGGCGCGGCGATCAACGTCGCCTCGCACCTGGACATCACCGACGCCCTGCGCAACTTCGTCGACCGCGCCGCGCGGCTCACCGGCGCCAAGTACGCCGCCCTGGGTGTCCTCGACGCACGCGGGGACACCACCGCGTTCGTGCAGGTGGGCGTCACCGAGGAGGAGGTCGAGGTGCTCGGCCACCCGCCACGCGGCCGGGGCCTGCTCGGCGCCATCCCGGTGGACGGCCCCCTGCTCCTGGACGACCTGACCACGCACCCGGACTTCGGCGGCTTCCCACCCGGCCACCCGCCCATGTACTCCTTCCTCGGGGTGCCGGTGCGGGTCCGTGAGCAGGTGTTCGGCCGGCTCTACCTCTCCGAGAAGCCCGGCGGCTTCAGCGAGCGCGACGCCCTGGACATGATGAGCCTCGCCGAGGCCGCCGCGGTCTCCATCGAGAACTCGCGCCTGTACACCGAGGCCCGCAACCGGGAGCGGTGGATCAGCGTCAGCCAGGACATCACCACCACCCTGCTCGAAGGCACCGAGGAGGAGGAGGCCCTCGAGATGATCGCCGCGCGGCTGCGCGTGGTCGCCGAGGCCGATACCGCCCTGATCATCCTGCCGTCGGTGGGCGACGCGTGGGCGTGCGAGATTGCGGACGGCATGGGCGCGCGTGACCTCCTGGGCCTCGTCTTCCCGCCCGACGGACGCGCCATGACGGTGCTGAGGGAGGGGGCCGGCATGATGGTCGACTCCCTCACCCGGCTGCGCACGCTGCGGCTGAAGGAGCTCGCGCAGTTCGGGGCCGCGCTGTACGCGCCCATGATGCTGCGCGGCGAGGGCCGCGGCGTCATCCTCCTGCTACGCAAGATCGGCGCACCGGAGTTCGACGAGTCCGACCTGGCGATGGCCGAGTCCGTGGCGGGCCAGGCTGCCCTGGCCCTGGAGCTCGCCGCCGCGCGTCACGCCCAGGACGTCGCCTCGTTGCTCGACGAGCGCGCTCGCATCGGCCGGGACCTGCACGACCTCGCGATCCAGCAGCTCTTCGCCACCGGCATGCAGATCGAGAACGCGCGCGCCGACATGGCGGGCCGCGGTCAGCCGTACCTCGCCGGCCTCCTCGAGGACGCGCTCAGCGGGGTCGACGAGGCGGTCAAGCAGATCCGCGCCATCGTCCACTCGCTACGCGAGCCGGACACCGCCGTCGTGCTGGTCGAACGGCTGCGGCGGGAAGCCTCCCTGGCGCGCACCTCCCTGGGGTACGCCCCCTCGCTCATCATCGACGTGGACGGGACCGTCATCGCCGGCGACGACGACGAGAGCGCCCTGGTCGACACGGTCGACAACCGCGTGGACGCCGACATCGCGGACGACGTCGTCGCCGTGGTCCGCGAGGGCATGTCCAACGCGGCCCGGCACGCCAAGGCCGCATCGGTCCAGGTGCGGGTGAGCGTGCTGGGCTACGGGCCCACCGGTCGCGTCGTCGTGGACGTGGAGGACGACGGCGCCGGGGTCGACCCGTCCGTGACCCGCCGCTCCGGCCTGGCGAACCTCGCCGCCCGGGCGCGCCGCCACGGTGGCACCTTCGCGATCGGGGTGAACGAGCGCGGGCAGGGCAGCCTGATGAGCTGGCAGGCGCCGCTCACCTGA
- a CDS encoding response regulator, with amino-acid sequence MIIDDHEIVRRGIAEIVDRADGLSVVAEAGSVAEAVRRAELVRPDVLLVDLQLPDGTGIDIIATLREKVPDARPVVLTSFDDDDALASALNAGAKAYLLKTVRGAEIADVIKAVAAGRTLLDERTVTRRRADHEDPTADLTPSERKVLELIGDGMSNREIGDRLGVAEKTVKNHITALLSKMGLQRRTQVAAWVAGQRAAGWRS; translated from the coding sequence ATGATCATCGACGACCACGAGATCGTGCGCCGCGGGATCGCGGAGATCGTCGACCGGGCCGACGGGCTCTCGGTCGTTGCGGAGGCCGGGTCGGTGGCCGAGGCGGTGCGCCGCGCCGAGCTGGTGCGCCCCGACGTCCTCCTCGTGGACCTCCAGCTTCCCGACGGCACCGGCATCGACATCATCGCCACGCTGCGCGAGAAGGTGCCGGACGCCCGGCCCGTCGTGCTGACGTCCTTCGACGACGACGACGCTCTCGCCTCCGCGCTCAATGCCGGCGCGAAGGCGTACCTGCTCAAGACCGTGCGCGGCGCCGAGATCGCCGATGTCATCAAGGCCGTCGCCGCGGGTCGCACGCTCCTGGACGAGCGCACCGTCACCCGGCGCCGCGCCGACCACGAGGACCCCACGGCGGACCTGACGCCGTCCGAGCGGAAGGTGCTCGAGCTGATCGGGGACGGGATGTCCAACCGGGAGATCGGCGATCGGCTCGGCGTGGCCGAGAAGACCGTGAAGAACCACATCACCGCACTGCTGAGCAAGATGGGCCTGCAGCGCCGCACCCAGGTCGCTGCCTGGGTGGCCGGTCAGCGGGCCGCCGGCTGGCGCAGCTGA
- the mutM gene encoding bifunctional DNA-formamidopyrimidine glycosylase/DNA-(apurinic or apyrimidinic site) lyase, translating to MPELPEVETVRAGLAARVVGRTVADVDVLHPRAVRRQAGGAAELVARVRGRTVTAAVRRGKYLWLTLGTDAAAPPDEALLAHLGMSGQLLVQEPDEARDGGVGAPDGSAVAAFLAPPGERPVDLTATQPPTLVRTIPATTAHLRVRLRFADGGQLWFVDQRTFGHLMAATTVPTDDGAPGGYGSDAPVLPGPVAHIARDLLDPALDRTALVRRTRARVTEVKRALLDQGLVSGVGNIYADEALWRSRLHGTRRTDRLPVAGLRTLFDDAAAVMREALAVGGTSFDALYVDVEGAAGYFARSLAVYGRAGMPCPRCSAPVRREQFMNRSSYSCPRCQRRPPV from the coding sequence ATGCCCGAGCTGCCCGAGGTCGAGACCGTCCGCGCCGGCCTGGCCGCCCGCGTGGTCGGCCGCACCGTGGCCGACGTCGACGTCCTGCACCCGCGGGCCGTGCGCCGTCAAGCCGGCGGTGCGGCGGAGCTGGTCGCACGGGTGCGCGGCCGTACCGTCACCGCCGCCGTCCGCCGCGGCAAGTACCTCTGGCTCACCCTCGGCACGGACGCGGCCGCCCCGCCCGACGAGGCGCTGCTCGCGCACCTGGGCATGAGCGGGCAGCTGCTCGTCCAGGAGCCGGACGAGGCCCGCGACGGTGGGGTGGGCGCGCCGGACGGGTCCGCCGTCGCCGCCTTCCTCGCGCCACCGGGGGAGCGGCCGGTGGACCTGACCGCCACCCAGCCACCCACCCTCGTGCGGACCATCCCGGCCACCACCGCGCACCTGCGGGTGCGGCTGCGCTTCGCCGACGGCGGCCAGCTGTGGTTCGTCGACCAGCGCACGTTCGGTCACCTCATGGCAGCCACCACCGTGCCCACCGACGACGGCGCCCCCGGCGGCTACGGCTCCGACGCACCGGTGCTGCCCGGCCCGGTCGCCCACATCGCCCGGGACCTGCTCGACCCCGCCCTCGACCGGACCGCGCTCGTCCGCCGCACCCGCGCCCGCGTCACCGAGGTCAAACGGGCCCTGCTCGACCAGGGCCTCGTCTCCGGCGTCGGCAACATCTACGCCGACGAAGCGCTGTGGCGGTCCCGGCTGCACGGCACGCGGCGCACCGACCGGCTGCCCGTGGCAGGGCTGCGCACCCTGTTCGACGACGCCGCCGCCGTCATGCGCGAGGCGCTCGCCGTGGGCGGGACGAGCTTCGACGCGCTGTACGTCGACGTCGAGGGCGCCGCGGGGTATTTCGCCCGCTCGCTGGCCGTGTACGGGCGGGCCGGGATGCCGTGCCCGCGGTGCAGCGCGCCGGTGCGCCGCGAGCAGTTCATGAACCGCAGCTCCTACTCGTGCCCACGGTGCCAGCGCCGTCCACCGGTGTGA
- the rnc gene encoding ribonuclease III translates to MTRRRSKVETVAEAPARQDVDVLMEQLGTTIDPDLLVLALTHRSFAHEAGGIPTNERLEFLGDSVLGIVVTEFLYRHHPGVPEGDLARMRAATVSQRALAQVARELGLGGFILLGRGELVTGGREKDSILSDTVEALIGATYLCHGLEPTRAVVEHLVGHLLTQAQRLGAGLDWKTSLQELAAERGLGSPAYIVSGTGPDHARTFAAVVELGGKEAGAGVGSSKKLAEQNAAEDAYARLDAERAAEAAHDAVVADAVADATGANGSTRA, encoded by the coding sequence ATGACCCGACGGCGGAGCAAGGTCGAGACGGTGGCGGAGGCACCGGCACGCCAGGACGTCGACGTCCTGATGGAACAGCTCGGCACCACGATCGACCCCGACCTGCTGGTGCTCGCGCTGACCCACCGCTCCTTCGCCCACGAGGCCGGCGGCATCCCCACCAACGAGCGCCTGGAGTTCCTGGGCGACTCGGTGCTCGGCATCGTCGTGACCGAGTTCCTCTACCGCCACCACCCGGGGGTGCCCGAGGGCGACCTCGCCCGGATGCGCGCGGCGACCGTCAGCCAGCGCGCGCTCGCCCAGGTGGCACGCGAGCTGGGGCTCGGGGGGTTCATCCTGCTCGGCCGCGGCGAGCTCGTGACCGGCGGCCGGGAAAAGGACTCCATCCTCTCCGACACCGTCGAGGCCCTCATCGGCGCGACCTACCTGTGCCACGGCCTCGAGCCCACGCGCGCCGTGGTCGAACATCTCGTCGGCCACCTCCTCACCCAGGCGCAGCGCCTGGGGGCGGGCCTGGACTGGAAGACCTCGCTGCAGGAGCTCGCCGCCGAGCGTGGTCTGGGCAGCCCCGCCTACATCGTCTCCGGCACCGGGCCGGACCACGCGCGCACCTTCGCCGCCGTCGTCGAGCTCGGCGGCAAGGAGGCCGGCGCCGGAGTGGGCAGCTCCAAGAAGCTCGCCGAGCAGAACGCCGCGGAGGACGCCTACGCCCGCCTGGACGCCGAGCGGGCGGCGGAGGCGGCGCACGACGCCGTCGTGGCCGACGCCGTCGCGGACGCGACCGGCGCGAACGGTTCCACCCGGGCATGA
- a CDS encoding YceD family protein, which produces MNARSPFVISTHDLGRQPGLMRELNRAVPAPADLGTDVIAVPAGADLQLDLRLEAVSDGVLVTGEVTGPVRAECSRCLRELDDSVTVDISELYYYPGKRAELAKEGDEEAEDLPELVGDQLDLEPTVRDAVVLALPFRPLCRPDCAGLCPDCGVRLDDAEPGHHHEKLDPRWSALGSLLPDAERTGHAGEQGEAR; this is translated from the coding sequence ATGAACGCGCGATCACCCTTCGTGATCAGCACGCACGACCTCGGCCGCCAGCCAGGCCTGATGCGCGAGCTCAACCGCGCCGTGCCCGCCCCGGCGGACCTGGGCACCGACGTCATCGCGGTCCCCGCCGGCGCCGACCTCCAGCTGGACCTGCGCCTCGAGGCCGTCTCCGACGGCGTGCTCGTCACCGGCGAGGTCACCGGCCCCGTGCGGGCGGAGTGCTCACGTTGCCTGCGCGAGCTCGACGACTCCGTCACCGTGGACATCTCCGAGCTGTACTACTACCCGGGCAAGCGGGCGGAGCTGGCCAAGGAGGGCGACGAGGAGGCGGAGGACCTGCCCGAGCTCGTCGGCGACCAGCTCGACCTCGAGCCCACGGTGCGTGACGCCGTCGTTCTCGCCCTGCCGTTCCGGCCGCTGTGCCGCCCGGACTGTGCGGGCCTGTGCCCGGACTGCGGGGTGCGGCTCGACGACGCCGAGCCAGGCCACCACCACGAAAAGCTCGACCCGCGCTGGTCCGCCCTCGGCTCACTCCTCCCCGACGCCGAGCGGACCGGCCACGCGGGGGAGCAGGGAGAGGCGCGGTGA
- the coaD gene encoding pantetheine-phosphate adenylyltransferase yields MSLAVCPGSFDPITLGHVDVVRRAREMFDEVVVAVAHNPAKRYLFDAETRVELAGAALADVDGVRVELVPGLLARFCADVGAAAIVKGLRGAADFDNEQAMALMNRHLVGIETVFIMGDPTLGHIASSMVKDVASHGGEIDDLVPPAVAAALHRALSPSADPAGDGR; encoded by the coding sequence ATGAGTCTGGCGGTCTGCCCGGGTTCGTTCGACCCGATCACCCTCGGACACGTCGACGTCGTGCGCCGCGCGCGAGAGATGTTCGACGAGGTCGTGGTCGCCGTCGCGCACAACCCGGCCAAGCGGTACCTGTTCGACGCTGAGACGCGCGTGGAGCTGGCGGGCGCGGCGCTCGCGGACGTCGACGGCGTGAGGGTGGAGCTCGTGCCGGGCCTGCTCGCCCGATTCTGCGCCGACGTCGGTGCCGCGGCGATCGTCAAGGGCCTGCGCGGCGCCGCGGACTTCGACAACGAGCAGGCGATGGCGCTGATGAACCGTCATCTGGTCGGCATCGAGACCGTCTTCATCATGGGCGACCCCACCCTCGGCCACATCGCGTCCTCGATGGTCAAGGACGTGGCCAGTCACGGCGGCGAGATCGACGACCTCGTCCCGCCGGCCGTCGCGGCCGCCCTCCACCGTGCCCTGAGCCCGTCCGCCGACCCCGCAGGAGATGGAAGATGA
- a CDS encoding RsmD family RNA methyltransferase: MTRIVAGSAGGRTLQVPRNGTRPTSERVREALFSRLEHLGVVDGACVLDLYAGSGALGLEAASRGAEHVTLVEAAKPAADLCRRNAIALGLGARVDVVAAKVQAYLAGPPTTAHLVLLDPPYDVTEDDLAGVLALLAGLAEGAGPDGAGPDGADLAARGTAGAAHGWLAPDAVVVVERSKRSPEPTWPAGLRRAGRRAYGDTVMWFAEPHADQG, translated from the coding sequence GTGACCAGGATCGTCGCGGGCAGCGCGGGCGGGCGCACCCTCCAGGTGCCGCGCAACGGCACCCGCCCGACGTCCGAGCGCGTGCGCGAGGCGCTGTTCTCCAGGCTCGAGCATCTCGGCGTGGTCGATGGCGCCTGCGTGCTCGACCTGTACGCCGGCTCCGGCGCCCTTGGCCTGGAGGCCGCGTCGCGCGGCGCCGAGCACGTGACACTCGTGGAGGCCGCCAAGCCGGCCGCGGACCTGTGCCGGCGCAATGCCATCGCCCTCGGCCTGGGTGCGCGGGTTGACGTGGTCGCCGCGAAGGTGCAGGCATACCTCGCCGGGCCGCCCACAACCGCGCACCTGGTGCTGCTCGATCCCCCCTATGACGTCACCGAGGACGACCTCGCCGGCGTCCTCGCCCTCCTTGCAGGCCTGGCCGAGGGTGCCGGTCCCGACGGCGCCGGCCCCGACGGCGCGGACCTGGCCGCGCGCGGCACCGCGGGGGCCGCCCACGGCTGGCTGGCCCCGGACGCCGTCGTGGTCGTCGAGCGCTCGAAACGCAGCCCCGAGCCCACCTGGCCCGCCGGTCTGCGGCGGGCCGGGCGGCGCGCCTACGGCGACACCGTGATGTGGTTCGCCGAGCCCCACGCCGACCAGGGCTAA
- a CDS encoding SHOCT domain-containing protein, translating into MDFWDEFWNIIWWTLWFTLFIAYLFALFAIITDIFRDKTMNGLLKAVWLIFLLFFPIITALIYVIARGKSMGERNMEAAAAQQQATESYIRGVARPSAAEEIAKAKELLDSGAITASEYEALKATALSGRQTADMS; encoded by the coding sequence ATGGACTTCTGGGACGAGTTCTGGAACATCATCTGGTGGACGCTGTGGTTCACGCTGTTCATCGCCTACCTGTTCGCCCTGTTCGCGATCATCACCGACATCTTCCGCGACAAGACCATGAACGGTTTACTCAAGGCCGTCTGGCTGATCTTCCTGCTCTTCTTCCCGATCATCACGGCCCTGATCTACGTGATCGCCCGCGGGAAGAGCATGGGAGAGCGCAACATGGAAGCCGCGGCGGCGCAGCAGCAAGCGACCGAGAGCTACATCCGCGGTGTCGCGCGCCCGAGCGCCGCCGAGGAGATCGCCAAGGCGAAGGAGCTCCTCGACTCCGGAGCCATCACGGCGAGCGAGTACGAGGCACTGAAGGCGACGGCGCTGAGTGGTCGGCAGACCGCGGACATGAGCTAG
- a CDS encoding transferase codes for MRAKRVEFEDDDGVLRRYSHHENGGGLVESTAVVHHTAYIDASAYVDPGARVHAHAYVGPQAWIDRWAIVGERAVVGKDAHIGPGAVVGSRARVGDRARVGASARLDRRAEVAPDTVVPTGARVAPPTPGYRTSRFRTAA; via the coding sequence ATGCGGGCCAAGCGCGTCGAGTTCGAGGACGACGACGGCGTCCTGCGCCGGTACTCCCACCACGAGAACGGCGGCGGCCTCGTCGAGTCGACGGCGGTCGTCCACCACACCGCCTACATCGACGCGAGCGCCTACGTCGACCCCGGCGCGCGGGTGCACGCGCACGCCTACGTCGGGCCGCAGGCCTGGATCGACCGATGGGCGATCGTCGGTGAGCGGGCGGTCGTGGGGAAGGACGCCCACATCGGGCCCGGCGCCGTCGTCGGGAGCAGGGCACGGGTGGGTGACCGTGCGCGTGTCGGTGCCTCGGCGCGGCTGGACCGGCGCGCCGAGGTCGCGCCGGACACCGTCGTGCCCACCGGCGCCCGGGTGGCCCCGCCGACGCCCGGGTACCGGACGAGCAGGTTCCGCACCGCCGCGTAG
- a CDS encoding LLM class flavin-dependent oxidoreductase, whose amino-acid sequence MPVPLSILDLATVDGGTAADTFAASVELARRAEGRGYTRYWFAEHHNMPTIASSATAVLIGHIAAHTTSIRVGAGGVMLPNHSPLVIAEQFGTLATLHPGRIDLGLGRAPGGDQHVFRALRRDPAASDRFPQDVVELQALLGDPAPNQLVRAIPGEGTRVPLFVLGSSLFGARLAAALGLPYSFASHFAPAALEDAVRVYRAEYRPSAEHPEPYVIAALNVFAADTDEAAQAMFTDNLRRRVVQLARPGVDLSLADADAVLASPAGEQVRQMLRYSAVGAPEAVKVQVAEFARLADADELIVATNAPTADRLRSYELLAEAWGLPG is encoded by the coding sequence GTGCCAGTCCCCCTCTCGATCCTCGACCTCGCCACCGTCGACGGCGGCACGGCGGCGGACACCTTCGCCGCCAGCGTCGAGCTCGCCCGCCGGGCCGAGGGCCGGGGGTACACGCGGTACTGGTTCGCCGAGCACCACAACATGCCCACGATCGCCTCCTCCGCCACGGCGGTGCTCATCGGTCACATCGCCGCGCACACCACCTCGATCCGGGTCGGCGCCGGCGGGGTGATGCTGCCCAACCACTCCCCCCTCGTCATCGCCGAGCAGTTCGGCACCCTGGCCACGCTCCATCCCGGCCGGATCGACCTGGGCCTGGGCCGCGCGCCGGGCGGCGACCAGCACGTGTTCCGCGCGCTGCGGCGCGACCCGGCGGCGTCGGACCGGTTCCCGCAGGACGTGGTCGAGCTCCAGGCCCTGCTCGGCGACCCCGCACCGAACCAGCTGGTCCGCGCCATCCCCGGCGAGGGCACGCGGGTACCGCTGTTCGTCCTCGGTTCGTCGCTGTTCGGCGCGAGGCTCGCCGCCGCGCTCGGGCTGCCGTACTCCTTCGCGTCCCACTTCGCGCCGGCAGCGCTCGAGGATGCGGTGCGGGTCTACCGGGCGGAGTACCGCCCCTCCGCCGAGCACCCCGAGCCGTACGTGATCGCTGCGCTGAACGTGTTCGCCGCCGACACCGACGAGGCCGCGCAGGCGATGTTCACCGACAACCTTCGCCGGCGGGTCGTGCAGCTGGCACGCCCCGGCGTCGACCTGAGCCTCGCAGACGCGGACGCCGTCCTGGCCTCCCCCGCCGGGGAGCAGGTGCGCCAGATGCTGCGGTACTCCGCGGTCGGCGCCCCGGAGGCCGTGAAGGTGCAGGTCGCGGAGTTCGCCAGGCTCGCCGACGCCGACGAGCTCATCGTGGCGACCAACGCCCCGACGGCGGACCGGCTGCGGTCCTACGAGCTGCTCGCCGAGGCGTGGGGGCTGCCCGGCTGA
- a CDS encoding DUF6297 family protein: protein MRVPTGRAVRRWSRHRAGRRSEGGLGDLLSDVYTAVLSVTMAVAIAVSVAAQLGADLAETPPVSGGGLVLAPHWLAILVGLAAVAGIAGLAARLGPVAVPEHQAQWWLAMPVDRRSLLRPAAVRWPLVAVLPGAVVAVAVTLVLAPAADAGTLTAAVALGGAVAASTVLVMALTESSRARHRRARLAADICLALVPIVGGAVALGSLPAPTVPARLAVPAVAAVVVAAGLAVLVDLRLARLRGALMKERGAVGGEALGAVLSLDTRALGRALAASAEPAARRRSARLAWLARAPRLWRAPAVLVASDALVLARTPRHLVQLVVTATLPALALAVPQPVPVVTVVLLVGGAYVGALATADGARRAQVAPVLDALLPLGQHQVRRLRLVVPVAAMVLWSAAVFAVIGLRYGDPAAWLLLGVLSAPVWAAGAVRAAYRPLPDFSGPLIHTPMGALPPGMSTVVSKGPDVAILCAVPVLVALLVGAVPPVLLAVQAALAAAAVAIAGRVGKRQHD, encoded by the coding sequence GTGCGCGTCCCCACCGGGCGCGCCGTGCGCCGCTGGAGCCGGCACCGCGCCGGCCGACGCTCCGAGGGCGGGCTCGGTGACCTGCTCAGCGACGTGTACACCGCCGTGCTGTCGGTGACGATGGCGGTCGCGATCGCCGTCTCGGTGGCCGCCCAGCTCGGGGCCGACCTCGCGGAGACCCCGCCCGTCTCCGGCGGTGGGCTGGTGCTGGCGCCGCACTGGCTCGCGATCCTGGTGGGACTGGCGGCGGTGGCAGGGATCGCCGGGCTCGCCGCCCGGCTGGGACCCGTCGCGGTCCCGGAGCACCAGGCGCAGTGGTGGCTCGCCATGCCGGTGGACCGCCGCTCCCTGCTGCGGCCGGCCGCGGTCCGGTGGCCGCTCGTCGCGGTGCTGCCCGGCGCGGTCGTGGCTGTGGCGGTCACGCTCGTGCTCGCGCCCGCGGCGGACGCCGGGACGCTGACGGCGGCGGTGGCCCTCGGCGGTGCGGTCGCGGCGTCGACGGTGCTCGTGATGGCGCTGACGGAGAGCTCCCGAGCGCGGCACCGCCGGGCCCGTCTAGCGGCCGACATCTGCCTCGCCCTCGTGCCGATCGTCGGCGGAGCGGTGGCCCTGGGCTCGCTGCCAGCGCCTACGGTCCCCGCGCGTCTCGCCGTCCCGGCCGTGGCCGCCGTCGTGGTGGCGGCAGGTCTGGCGGTGCTGGTCGACCTCCGGCTCGCGCGGTTGCGGGGGGCGCTGATGAAGGAGCGGGGCGCGGTGGGCGGCGAGGCTCTCGGTGCGGTGCTCTCCCTCGACACCCGCGCGCTGGGCCGTGCCCTGGCGGCGAGCGCCGAGCCTGCCGCGCGTCGCCGCTCGGCCCGCCTGGCTTGGCTGGCCCGGGCGCCCCGGCTGTGGCGAGCGCCGGCCGTCCTGGTCGCGTCCGACGCCCTGGTGCTTGCGCGCACCCCACGCCACCTGGTTCAGCTCGTCGTCACCGCGACCCTGCCCGCCCTGGCGCTGGCCGTGCCCCAGCCGGTGCCGGTGGTCACTGTCGTGCTGCTGGTCGGCGGCGCGTACGTCGGCGCACTCGCGACGGCGGACGGTGCCCGCCGCGCGCAGGTCGCCCCGGTGCTGGACGCCCTGCTGCCGCTGGGGCAGCACCAGGTCCGGCGCCTGCGCCTCGTCGTGCCGGTGGCGGCGATGGTGTTGTGGTCCGCGGCGGTCTTCGCGGTGATCGGGCTGCGGTACGGGGACCCGGCGGCATGGCTGCTTCTCGGGGTGCTGTCGGCGCCGGTGTGGGCGGCGGGTGCGGTCCGGGCGGCCTACCGCCCTCTGCCCGACTTCTCCGGCCCGCTGATCCACACACCGATGGGAGCCCTGCCGCCGGGGATGAGCACCGTGGTGTCCAAGGGCCCGGACGTGGCCATCCTGTGCGCGGTGCCGGTCCTCGTCGCCCTGCTGGTGGGAGCGGTCCCGCCGGTGCTGCTCGCCGTCCAGGCGGCGCTGGCCGCCGCGGCGGTCGCGATCGCCGGCCGGGTGGGCAAGCGCCAGCACGACTGA
- a CDS encoding ABC transporter ATP-binding protein codes for MREPTSRPIVRATDLEVGYGVSVCAPISFALAAGEVLAVVGVNGTGKSTLLRTVVGQLEPVRGRVEVLGATPDDRDATFRTEVAIDLGDDAFFPALTVREHLLMTCYGHGVADAADVAARLLEEFGLTGRSDALPAALSSGQRRRLLLAAAFARPRELLVLDEPEQRLDAGMRARLTRRLVDERHHGRAVLIASHDPAVVAGAATAVLLIDEDEVRPLTPAAAAVAIERM; via the coding sequence GTGCGCGAACCCACGAGCCGCCCGATCGTGCGGGCCACCGACCTGGAGGTGGGCTACGGGGTTTCGGTCTGCGCGCCGATCTCGTTCGCCCTTGCCGCGGGGGAGGTGCTCGCCGTCGTCGGCGTCAACGGGACCGGGAAGTCCACGCTCCTGCGCACGGTGGTCGGCCAGCTCGAGCCGGTCCGGGGCCGGGTGGAGGTGCTGGGCGCGACGCCGGACGATCGTGACGCCACGTTTCGCACCGAGGTCGCGATCGACCTCGGGGACGACGCGTTCTTCCCCGCGCTGACCGTGCGCGAGCACCTGCTGATGACCTGTTACGGCCACGGCGTCGCCGACGCCGCGGACGTCGCCGCCCGGCTGCTGGAGGAGTTCGGCCTCACGGGCCGTTCCGATGCTCTGCCGGCCGCGTTGTCGTCCGGCCAGCGGCGCAGGCTGCTCCTCGCGGCCGCGTTCGCCCGCCCTCGCGAGCTGCTCGTCCTGGACGAGCCCGAACAACGGCTGGATGCCGGCATGCGCGCCAGGCTGACCCGACGGCTCGTGGACGAGCGGCACCACGGGCGTGCCGTGCTGATCGCCAGCCACGATCCCGCCGTCGTCGCCGGCGCGGCCACCGCGGTGCTCCTGATCGACGAGGACGAGGTCCGCCCCCTCACGCCCGCCGCCGCCGCGGTCGCCATCGAGCGCATGTGA